In Glycine max cultivar Williams 82 chromosome 10, Glycine_max_v4.0, whole genome shotgun sequence, the DNA window caCTGTTACCATTTTCAGCTCAAGGAGTATTCTTGCCCAAGTCCTCGTTTTTCTGATCGGTGAGTTTCTGGGTCTTCCACTTGTCACTTTTGATTTCTGTGATGCTTCAGAagttctatgtttttttttttttttttgtttttttatttcatggCTCTGTGTCATTTTCCTTTCTAATTGCAGTCAGAATTGGTGTAGAACCATTTCTCCCCCAAAAGTATATTCCTTTCAGCTTGTGATTTTAGTTACTATTTGTTGTAATAAAGTTAACAcagaaaaaaagggggaaaggGAATAGAGAATAAATAGAACCTCCagattttggttttaatttttgtgcctcttttttttttaatttagtaaatatttttcagCAATATTTGCCAGAAGAAATTGTGGAGTTGATGCAAGAAGTTAATTTTTTCCCCCCCCATAATTATATGCTCAGGCAAAATCATGTAAATGGaaagattttttcttcttctttttttgttggtgACTGCctatttcctctttttcttttatttgttaaaaaccatgcatttaatattttaaatgtttattttttggttcTATCGGTGTGGGTTATACCATGGTTGGTAACTATAAGATATTAATTTAACtacaactattttatttttttggtggaaAATTTAACTACAATTTGAAGTCAAAGTTAAGAACTTACTGAGAATTATATCACCATTTTATTTAATCCACGATATTCTTGCTTTTGGTATATATCACTTTTTCAATCTCCATAAGATATCCACATTTCAAATGTTTTGTAGTTTGCTTTTCCCAGATTTTGCCGAACATTCCAAGACATAGGAAAATTGGTAATTAAATCACTAAGCTATAAGATGATGAAGTGATTTACCTTAGCCCCATCTATCTATTGCATCAAAATGCTAAATATGAGGAATAAATTTGCACTGTATAAAACTAAAGAGGAGCAGCCATTAGGTTGTTTCTCGTGAGGTAAGTAAGGTTTGAGTTAAGCAGTTGAAGGGCAAAGAAAGATTGGTTTGCAAGGGGAAAAAgactatttttaattatcaaataaaccATTGCTGATAAGTTGTACTTGAAAcatgtaaaattttcaaaattgcaGAAGATGATAGAATCAGCTTTCAAACCAAAATGTTTGGAATAGTTTCACATGGTTGGAACATGTTAGGATAGGCACCTGCATGCACCATAAAGTAAGTAATAGGAACAAACTATCATGCACTAAACCAAATTTAATTGCTTCAAGCTTAATCTTCCGTGCCCACAAAGTTTGTAAGAAGATCGAGTACATATtttgttgtattatttttaactgacaattaatgaaattaaaaatatttgatattaaaCTTTTGAGATGAAATTCTACACTGAGTgtcataaaatatttgattcttgtaaataataagaaaaaatatttgttcagGTTGAAATTTATCTGGTAGGTGGATACTTAATGCCCATTTTGACAATCTTATTTTGTGTCATTTGCTGAGTACTACAGAGCTATGACCAAGGACTTGTCTTAAAAAGCATCTTTTTTACCATTCTTAGGTAAGCAATGGTTGGTGCATCTTGGTTTCGAACTCTATGGAAGATTCGACGGAAGGATGATACTAATTCTGAGAAGGCAGTGATTGGAGTGTTAGCATTTGAAGTTGCGAGCTTGATGTCCAAGCTTGTTAATTTGTGGCAGTCTTTAAGTGATAAACAGGTTGCTAAGTTGAGAGAAGAGCTAACTAATTCTGTGGGTATCCGAAAGCTTGTTTCAGACGATGAGAATTTCATTGTACGTTTAATCAGTCTAGAGATGCTTGAGAATATGGCACATGTGGCTGAATCTGTGGCTAGGCTCGGGAAGAAATGCAGTGATCCAAGTTTGAAAGATTTTGAGAATGCCTTTGATGAATTGATCACTTTTGGTGTTGATCCATATCGGTGGGGATTCACTtccaagaaaatggaaaaaaaggtaaaaaggaTGGAAAAGTTTATATCAACTAACGCAACTTTGTATCAAGAGATGGAACTGCTGGCTGATCTTGAGCAAACTCTTGAAAGAATGAAGGCTTACACTGAATCAGATGGACCAAATTTAATTGACTATCAAAAGAAGGTTGCATGGAAGGGGCTGGAGGTGAAGAACTTAAAGGCTAATTCTCTGTGGAACAGAACATATGATTACACGGTGCTTGTTTTAGCAAGATCTTTATTTACAATATTCAGTAGGATCAACAATGTATTTGGCATTCAAGAGATTATAGATATTGGCAAAACCAAGAATCGAAGTGCTTTGAATTCTGATCATGCTAATGGCAGTCGATCGGTTTCTGAATTATTGCAACCTTCAGTCCAACCCTCCAGCAAAGTTCGTGCCAGGTTCGCTTCAGGACCCCTCGGTGATTTTGCTGCTACATCTCGTCCAAATGCTCAAGTAAATAAAGCTAGCATGTTTCCTTCTGATGGTGGGGGCTCATCCACAAAGTCAGGCCTAATTTCAGCAAAGAACAGAAGTCTCAAATTTTTCTCAGGTCCTCTTGGAAAAAATTCCAAAAAGCCAGTTCCAGACAATGgaacaaataaaaatagcaaGATTTGGAACTTTCATGGTAACTCAACCACCGCAAATGGGAAGGAAATTCACACAAGGCAAAGTCGACTGACTCAAGT includes these proteins:
- the LOC100781293 gene encoding protein PSK SIMULATOR 3 — translated: MVGASWFRTLWKIRRKDDTNSEKAVIGVLAFEVASLMSKLVNLWQSLSDKQVAKLREELTNSVGIRKLVSDDENFIVRLISLEMLENMAHVAESVARLGKKCSDPSLKDFENAFDELITFGVDPYRWGFTSKKMEKKVKRMEKFISTNATLYQEMELLADLEQTLERMKAYTESDGPNLIDYQKKVAWKGLEVKNLKANSLWNRTYDYTVLVLARSLFTIFSRINNVFGIQEIIDIGKTKNRSALNSDHANGSRSVSELLQPSVQPSSKVRARFASGPLGDFAATSRPNAQVNKASMFPSDGGGSSTKSGLISAKNRSLKFFSGPLGKNSKKPVPDNGTNKNSKIWNFHGNSTTANGKEIHTRQSRLTQVEPFKGFVPADSSSVIDSHSSPNDVHLAIRNPNEPKANLVTPGKEVHRPQSTFNYLCRLKPPSESLGAASLALHYANVIIMIEKLATSPYLIGVDARDDLYNMLPRRLRSALRTKLKPYSKAMAAAVYDAGLADEWTEAMTGMLEWLAPLAHNMLRWQSERSYEQHCFVSRANVLLVQTLYFASQEKTEAIITELLVGLNYVWRYAKELNKKALLDCGSDGVDNGYSQLNG